The genomic region TAGATTCCAACCACTCAGGTGTCTTGATTATGATGTGCGCATAGTTCGTGCGCATTTAGTAATCTTTGAGGAGTATTGAAGTGAGACTTCAAATGGGGAAAATAGTCTCCGCCGCCGCTATGTCTGCCGCGCTCGTATGGGGGAGCGCAACAGCGGCCCAAGCCATCCCGTTGCCTGATAACGGACCCGAAGCCGGTGGTACGACAGTGACCGTGCCAGAGCCCCAGGGCCCAACATTCGCCACTATCTCCGCAGGTTTCCTCCAATCGGTGGCAATTTTGCCTGATAATAAGGCATACGCATGGGGATGGAATTCGAATGGTCAGCTCGGCAACGGGACCAACACTGACACCAACGTTCCAGTATTGGTGCAGACCCCCTCTGGGGTTACATTCACACATGTCTCTACCGAGGGAAGTCATTCGTTGGCCGTAGGGTCTGATGGCAACACCTACGCCTGGGGACACAACGCGTACGGTCAGCTCGGCAACGGGACCAACACAGACAGTAATGTGCCCATCTTGGTGCAGGCCCCAGCCGGGGTTACCTTCACCACCGTTGATGCCGGCGGGTACTATTCGCTAGCGATTGGATCTGACGGCAACACCTACGCCTGGGGACACAACGCATACGGTCAACTTGGGGATGGGTCGTCGACGAACAGTAACGTTCCGGTAATGGTGTTACCACCTGCCGGGGTCACATTCACCGACATCGCTGCTGGGACTATTCACTCGTTGGCAATTGGGTCTGACGGCAACACCTACGCCTGGGGAGACAACGTGTCTGGTCAGCTCGGTGATGGGACGAACACGGACAGTAACGTGCCGCTGTTGGTGCAGGCCCCTGCCGGAGTCACATTCACCAACATCACCGCCGGGATTTATTTTTCGTTGGCCATTGGGTCTGACGGCAACACCTACTCCTGGGGAGACAACCTGTTTGGCAACCTCGGGGATGGGACAAACACGGACAGTAATACTCCAGTGTTGGTGCAGACACCTGCAGATGTCACCTTCGCCAGCATCTCGGCCGGAGGTGACTTTTCGTTGGCCATTGGGTCTGACGGCAACACCTACTCCTGGGGGAACAACTCGTCTGGACAGCTCGGAGACGGGACAAACACGAACAGCAACCTTCCACTGTTGGTGCAGACGCCCGCCGGAGTCACCTTCACCAACATTACGACCGGAGGGGATTTTGCGTTAACCTTTGGGTCTGACGGCAAGACCTACTCCTGGGGGAATAACCTGGAGGGGCAACTCGGGGACGGAACAAACGTGAACCGTAACGCCCCAGCCCCAGTTCTGGTGCTGGCGCCTGTACCTGAGGTAGTCGTGACAGGTATTACCTTTGGTGGGCTTGATGGTACGAATCTGGCCGATAACGGTGACGAAACTTGGTCTGTTGATACTCCTGCGCATGCCGCTGGTCAGGTCGATGTTGTGGTGTTCTGGACGTTGGGTGGTGTGCCTCAGGCACCGATCACGTACTCTAGCGGGTTCACATACAGTCCGACTCCGGTTGCGCCCACTATCACGAACCCCGGAGATCAGACCGTAGCTAACGGCAAGACCACAGCCTTCTCAGTCGAGATCACAGGTACTCCCACCGCTACCGTCACCTGGGAGGTTTCGCGCGATAGTGGATCTACGTGGGAAGCGATCACCGCCGACCAAGGAGCCACACCGTCACCAGACGGACTCACACTCTCAATCCGGGGAAGCAAAACAAATGGTGGTTTCCACTATCGTGCCACTGCGACAAACAACGTTGGGAGCGCGACTAGCCAGTCTGCACGGCTGACCGTTACCCAACAACCGGTCGTGACGGACCCAGTCGATGGGCCAGGTACGACTAACCCGGGCGACAACGCAGGCAGCACCGATAAGAACGTTGACACGGCGCTTGAGATTACGGGCAGCGACCCCGATCTAGGATTTCTTGTAACCGCTCTTGTCACGCTACTGCTCGGTGCCGGACTCGTCACCGCGAACCTCGCCGCGAGGCAACGCATCACCCGCTAAACAAACCCGTTCGTGTTTCCGCGGCACAATCACCGAGGAAACACGAACGATACCCAAACAGATTCGCAAACCTGTCGTCCGTAGCAACCTGGGAAGCGGAGGGCATCATCGTAAACGACTTGGCTGCACATCTCAACGCGACCGAACTCCGGACAGTGGCTGACCGCGGGGACGGAATCCAGACAGGGGCACCAGGATAACGCTCGGGGTCACACAAAATCGAGTATTGTTCCTGCGGCTCAGAACGAGCGACATATTTTTGGCAGACGTGTGTCTTGTTCTAGTGGCGGGTCATTCAACATTCCTCCCCCAAGCGCCGTCCCAATGGCGCGACCCGCCAACTCGCATTGCCAGACAATGTTTGAGTATGGGGCGATCACCCAGCAATACCCCCCTATTGCCAGATGATCGCCCCACCTGAGGATTATGCGGAATAATAGTAGGAACACGAAAGCAGCTGTTATTGGGGTTCTTATGAACGACGCTGACCAGATCAAGTTGGCGCAACAGGGGGACGATGCTGCTGCGGCTGCCATTATTTCGTCATACCTGCCCTACTGGATGAGCGCGGCCCGGCAGATCATCGCGACAGACGTCCGCACATACAGCACGGGTGGGCCAAGAGTGGAACCCACTGACCTGGTTCAAGAAGCTGTGTTGAACCTGCTGGATCAGTGGAAGAAGAAGCAAGGTGCCGCGTCCAATCCGCGATCTTACGTGACCGCGACCATGCGAAACAATTACGCAAACAAATTTCGTTCACCGCGCTCACGTGAGCGTTCAATTGATGAATTCGCTTTTGAAGAAACCCTCATCGTCGATGATTTTGAGCCAATCGATACCTCTCGCGAAACTGCATTGATGCGTAGAGCGCTGACGAGCTTGGCGCCGGACCATCAAACGGTTCTACAATCCGTCACAATCGAGGGGATGAAACCGGGCGACCTGACAGTACTGCTTGACCGACCAGCTCCCGCAGTCTCGAATTTGCTCGCCCGAGCGAAGAAAGCGCTGTTCCGTCAGGTGCTCATTGAGCACCTTCGCGAGGGCGGCACCACGTGCAAGGAGAACGCGGAAAAGCTTCCCGCTCGTGTGTCCGATGACCATGGCTCTCATGGTTCCGCTGAGCCAGGAGTGGACCATGTGCATAAGTGCGAAGATTGCCAACGGAACTGGCGACGCTTCGCCACGATCATGAGCGCATTCGGGCTGCTGCCTCTGTTGACGGTCACGCAACTCGCCAATGGCAGTACCCCCGCAGCAGCGGCCGGGGAATCCACGTCAGGCCAGGCTCCGTTGGACCCTTCGCACGCAATATACATCTCGCCCGACAGTAGTGGAAACAGGCTACCGTCCGATCCTGGTCAAGCAGAAACAGCCGCTGCAGCAGAAAACAAGATTTCGGTGACGTCAACAGCGCGAACAACTGGTCGGCTTTTGAGTGTGCTCTCATCTCAAGCTGTGCTTGTAATAGGCGTTGTCAGTCTCTCCGTCTTTGCGCTAGCACTCGGCGCGCATACTTTTCTTGGCAGCAAGCCGCACCAGGCTATAACGACGTCAAGCGTTATCGACGGAAAGAATCCATACGAGGTTAGCTTCGACGTCGCGCTGGAAACAGCAGACAACGGCGCACTACTCAGTATCAGAGCTAATTTTGCTGCACAGGATCAAGTGAACCTCACCGTCCACCAGATGACGCTGCAGCTCTCACCCGGCACGGAGCTACGCTCAACACCGAACGGGTTGCAATGCGAGACGGCAAATAAACTCACCACCTGTGATCCGGTTGGGGACCACTACGCAGAGCAATCAATCGTATTCGAGGTCAATAATCCGGACCCCGGAGGCTCATTCGATCTGAAGATCGACGCTAGAGCTGGCGAAGACTCGATCCGGGGGAAAGCCTCCGGGCAGTGGTGACCGAGCTGCGCCAAACACAGCGCATAGTTACCTCATCCTGATAACCGAGACGAAATCAACCTCTCTAAGCAGAGGCCGTCGTGCCGGTTTTGTGAGTTATGGGCGGATACCCGTCACCGTTTGATAACAAAGATACATAAAATAATCAAAATGGCTCATCCCTCTTGGCCAACCTGCCAGAATTGGGGCATGACTACCCCCCAAGATCAGCAGAATCCCCCTGCCTACCAGCAGCCAGCACCTTCCTACCAGCAGCCGATGGCCAAGGCCAGCAGCGGCCTCGCAATTGCCGCACTCGTTGTCGGCATCGTTGCCTTCCTCATGGGATTGCTTCCCGTCGGCGGCATCATCGTCGGTATCGTTGCCGTCGTGCTTGGCATTATCGCCCTCGTCAAGAAGCAGTCAAAGGCCATGGGAGTCACCGGTCTTGTCCTTGGCACCATCGGACTTATCTCATCGATTGTTGTCACGATTATCGCCGGTGCCGTCACTGGTGCGATCGTTGATGAAATCGACAAGCAGTCGCAGGTAACAGTTGAGGGCGACGCCGACGCAGGAACGCGCGACAACCCCGTTGCACTCGGAACCGCGATCAACGGTAAAGACTGGACCGTGACGATCAACAGCTTTGACGCGGCGAGCACCCAGGCTGTGCTTGACGCCAACCCGCTCAACGAGGCCCCAGCAGAGGGCATGGTGTACGCCGTCGTGAACGCTACGTACACCTACACCGGCGAAGATTCCAGCATCCCCGCCCTCGTAACCATTGCCTATGTGACCTCCGACGGCACGGTCATCACATCAGCGGATGGGTTCGCTGTTGCTCCAGAGCCAACGCTTGGCCTGGATGAGCTCTACAACGGCGGCTCGGTCACGGGCAACACCGTGCTCCTGATTCCAGAAGCAGCCGACGGAGTGCTTCGCGTCACCCCCGGACTGCTCGCAAAAGAAATCTTTGTTGCGACCAAGTAACAACGCTATTTGAGCGAACGATGCCCTCCCGGCAGAAGAACCGGGAGGGCATCGTTGTATCTGCATGTCGTATCCACCCCGTAGGATGCCGGAAAGGAG from Lysinibacter cavernae harbors:
- a CDS encoding DUF4190 domain-containing protein, which translates into the protein MTTPQDQQNPPAYQQPAPSYQQPMAKASSGLAIAALVVGIVAFLMGLLPVGGIIVGIVAVVLGIIALVKKQSKAMGVTGLVLGTIGLISSIVVTIIAGAVTGAIVDEIDKQSQVTVEGDADAGTRDNPVALGTAINGKDWTVTINSFDAASTQAVLDANPLNEAPAEGMVYAVVNATYTYTGEDSSIPALVTIAYVTSDGTVITSADGFAVAPEPTLGLDELYNGGSVTGNTVLLIPEAADGVLRVTPGLLAKEIFVATK
- a CDS encoding RNA polymerase sigma factor; this translates as MNDADQIKLAQQGDDAAAAAIISSYLPYWMSAARQIIATDVRTYSTGGPRVEPTDLVQEAVLNLLDQWKKKQGAASNPRSYVTATMRNNYANKFRSPRSRERSIDEFAFEETLIVDDFEPIDTSRETALMRRALTSLAPDHQTVLQSVTIEGMKPGDLTVLLDRPAPAVSNLLARAKKALFRQVLIEHLREGGTTCKENAEKLPARVSDDHGSHGSAEPGVDHVHKCEDCQRNWRRFATIMSAFGLLPLLTVTQLANGSTPAAAAGESTSGQAPLDPSHAIYISPDSSGNRLPSDPGQAETAAAAENKISVTSTARTTGRLLSVLSSQAVLVIGVVSLSVFALALGAHTFLGSKPHQAITTSSVIDGKNPYEVSFDVALETADNGALLSIRANFAAQDQVNLTVHQMTLQLSPGTELRSTPNGLQCETANKLTTCDPVGDHYAEQSIVFEVNNPDPGGSFDLKIDARAGEDSIRGKASGQW